The sequence GGCCCCGTGACCTGAGATGGGACAGGCCCGCCAGGGTCAGCGATCTGCCCAGCCCGCCACCCTGCTCGGCGGGATCCACGCCGACCACGTAGACCTCGCCGATCGGCTCGTGCCCATGGCCGCCGTCGCCGTGCACCTTGGTCCAGTGGAAGCCGACCAGCCGCCCGCCGCCCGCCGTGCCGTCCCCATCCGCCGTGCCGCCGCCCGCCGTGCCGTCACCGCCGCTCTCCGCCTCCGTGTCGCCGCCGCCGTCTCCGCTCCCGCCCGGCCGCTCCGCCAGGAAGAAACCCGCCGGGTCGAACCACGGCTCCTGCTCGCGTCGTTTCAGGTCGTCCAGCGTCCACGCGCCCTGCTCGGGGTGGTGGGCGAAGGCCTTGGCGTTGAGCGCCACCCAGGCCTCCTCGTCGGAGGACCCGGGCACGAAGGCGCGCAGCCGTACGCCCTCGGGCAGTTCGAAGGCGGGGATCGCCGCGAACAGCGAGCGGCGCATCTGCCAGAGTGACCTGATCTTGGTGAACCCCGTCGACAAGGCGAGGGCCTCGGCTCCCGGGTGCCCGCCGTGCGCCCACAGGCGCAGCCGCCCCCCTGTCTGCTCCAGTACGGCCTGCAGCAGGTGCCGTCCGTGGCCCTGCCCGCGGAACGCGGGGTGGACCACCAACTCCCCGCTGGGTCCTTCGACCGGATCGGTCGGATCCACGTGGGCGTAGCCGGCCAGGTCGTCTCCGACGTACAGGAGCACGGCTCCCGCCCGGTCGTCGCCGCCGTAGCGCAGGTGCAGCATCACGTGTTCGTTGAGCGGCCTGACGCCGTCGGCCTCCGTGGCGGCCTCGACCACCGCGAGAACGGCGGCCACCTCCCGCTCGTCCAGTCGTCCTCGGTGTTCCACGTGCGCGTTCATGTTCTGGACTCTAGGCGGACCCGGACGTCACCGGATCGTCGGGTGCTGGCAAAAAGCGCCATCTTCTCGTCAGGTGAATCGTTACCTCTCGGACATTCCCTGCATAGATTGTCGCCCTAATGTCGTGTTCCATGATGTCTCGTTCCCTCCAGAGGCTGGTCCTTGCCGGTGCCCTCGCCGGCGTCGGTCTCGCGCTCGCGACGGTCCCGGCCGAGGCCGGCGGCAAGCCCGCCGAACCTGTCGCCAAGACCGTTCCGGTCCGTCTTCTCTCCCTGAACGACTTCCACGGCAACCTGGAGCCGCCGACCGGCTCGTCCGGCCGCATGGTCGACGAGAACGGTGCCACGGTGGACGCCGGTGGAGCCGCCTACATCGCCACGCACCTCAAGCAGCTCTCCGACAAGAACACGCTCAAGGTCGCCCAGGGCGACCTGATCGGCGCCAGCCCCCTGCTCTCCGCGGCCTACCACGACGAGCCGTCCGTCGAGTTCCTCGGCAAGATCGGCATCACCGCCTCCGCCGTGGGCAACCATGAGTTCGACGAGGGCTACTCCGAGCTCAGGCGCATCATGCACGGCGGCTGCCACCCGGTGGACGGCTGCTCGCCCGCAGGTGAGTGGAAGGGCGCGGACTACAGCTACCTCGGCGCCAACGTGATCTTCAAGCGGCCGGGCGCGGCCTCCGCGCAGGCGGAGAAGGAGACGCTCGCCGCGCTCGGCGGCCAGAACACGGCCGCGTTGCGCGGCCTGCTGAAGAACTATGGCATCCCCGCGCTGCCCCCGGTCGCCATCCGCTGGATGAACGGCGTGCCGATCGGCTTCATCGGCCTGGTCACCCAGACCACCCCCAACATCGTCACCGCCGAGGGCATCAAGGACCTGGAGTTCATCGACGAGGTCAAGGCCGCCAACGTCGCCTCCAAGCTGCTCAAGCTGGTCGGTGTCAAGGCCCAGGTCGTGCTGGTGCACGAGGGCGACCAGGTCACCGCGGGCCAGTCGCCCGACGCCTGCGCCACCCAGCCGGGCGCGGGCAACCGGATCGCCACCCAGGTGGACGCCGAGATCGACATGATCCTCAGCGGCCACTCCCACCAGGCCTACCTGTGCAAGGTGTCCGACCCCAAGGGC is a genomic window of Streptosporangium album containing:
- a CDS encoding bifunctional metallophosphatase/5'-nucleotidase; this encodes MMSRSLQRLVLAGALAGVGLALATVPAEAGGKPAEPVAKTVPVRLLSLNDFHGNLEPPTGSSGRMVDENGATVDAGGAAYIATHLKQLSDKNTLKVAQGDLIGASPLLSAAYHDEPSVEFLGKIGITASAVGNHEFDEGYSELRRIMHGGCHPVDGCSPAGEWKGADYSYLGANVIFKRPGAASAQAEKETLAALGGQNTAALRGLLKNYGIPALPPVAIRWMNGVPIGFIGLVTQTTPNIVTAEGIKDLEFIDEVKAANVASKLLKLVGVKAQVVLVHEGDQVTAGQSPDACATQPGAGNRIATQVDAEIDMILSGHSHQAYLCKVSDPKGGTRLYSQGGSFGRVITKVDFQVDVRTRDVVRSSVVADNQIVTRTVTPDKEISDFVVERQKDVASVADKPIGRITAEITNAASASGESPLGNLIADGQLAATRTGGNAQVALMNPGGVRAPLTYPGSPAKEGDGVVTYGEAFTVQPFNNLVQVVTLTGAQLKTVLEQQFTGGPNNQAFTKILQPSSNLTYTYSTGAAWGSKVSNLKIDGADVTDTQTIRVAANNFLVGGGDAFLGFKDGTDLWSGPLDIDAFAAYFAANPSITPPAPTHITVTP
- the mshD gene encoding mycothiol synthase is translated as MNAHVEHRGRLDEREVAAVLAVVEAATEADGVRPLNEHVMLHLRYGGDDRAGAVLLYVGDDLAGYAHVDPTDPVEGPSGELVVHPAFRGQGHGRHLLQAVLEQTGGRLRLWAHGGHPGAEALALSTGFTKIRSLWQMRRSLFAAIPAFELPEGVRLRAFVPGSSDEEAWVALNAKAFAHHPEQGAWTLDDLKRREQEPWFDPAGFFLAERPGGSGDGGGDTEAESGGDGTAGGGTADGDGTAGGGRLVGFHWTKVHGDGGHGHEPIGEVYVVGVDPAEQGGGLGRSLTLAGLSHLRSRGLAQVMLYVDESNPAAIHLYEKLGFTRWDVDVMYRR